One genomic window of Salvia miltiorrhiza cultivar Shanhuang (shh) chromosome 4, IMPLAD_Smil_shh, whole genome shotgun sequence includes the following:
- the LOC131023272 gene encoding uncharacterized protein LOC131023272, which produces MPFSVTNAATNGVFSVKSAYETLSRERRQRNYQIKEDELTQISKIKAPAKVTLTAWKVIKGRLPTIDNLIRRQVAIQGPNLCVICNEWEESVEHLFFSCAKIEEVWKEVILWMGKQAVFHLKAKPHFNAFANLGKKEDVKFLTAVWCCVVWCIWKKRNECIFEQGSWSKERMVAEIKTRIWGWSSAFNLNQPNADFRRWNAAAQLQG; this is translated from the coding sequence atgccATTTTCTGTCACTAATGCTGCTACAAACGGTGTTTTTTCAGTCAAGTCGGCTTATGAGACTTTAAGCAGGGAGCGAAGACAGAGgaattatcaaataaaagaaGACGAATTGACGCAGATTTCGAAAATCAAAGCCCCCGCAAAAGTCACCCTGACGGCATGGAAGGTCATCAAAGGACGTTTACCAACCATCGACAATCTTATTCGCCGGCAGGTGGCAATTCAGGGGCCGAACCTCTGTGTGATCTGCAACGAGTGGGAAGAGTCAGTCGAGCATCTATTTTTCTCCTGCGCAAAAATAGAAGAAGTCTGGAAGGAGGTGATCCTTTGGATGGGCAAGCAAGCTGTTTTCCACCTTAAAGCGAAGCCTCACTTTAATGCCTTCGCCAACCTTGGGAAAAAGGAAGATGTCAAGTTCTTAACCGCGGTTTGGTGTTGTGTAGTCTGGTGCATCTGGAAGAAGAGAAACGAATGCATTTTCGAACAAGGTTCTTGGTCTAAGGAAAGAATGGTTGCTGAAATAAAGACTAGAATTTGGGGTTGGAGTTCGGCTTTTAATCTGAATCAGCCCAACGCAGACTTCCGCAGATGGAACGCAGCTGCTCAACTTCAGGGTTAA
- the LOC131019718 gene encoding protein LATERAL ORGAN BOUNDARIES — protein sequence MASSSSYNPPCAACKFLRRKCMPGCIFSAYFPPEEPQKFANVHKIFGASNVAKLLNELLPHQRDDAVNSLAYEAEARVRDPVYGCIGAISFLQRQVDRLQKELDAANADLIRFACTPPPPPPDPNRRIGGYNGGGGGGARFYQTGSLPISYAVPWNDIYNSHGGGMDGNN from the coding sequence ATGGCTTCATCGAGCTCGTACAACCCGCCGTGCGCCGCGTGCAAGTTCCTGCGGCGGAAGTGCATGCCGGGGTGCATCTTCTCGGCCTACTTCCCGCCGGAGGAGCCGCAGAAGTTCGCCAACGTGCACAAGATCTTCGGGGCCAGCAACGTGGCGAAGCTGCTTAACGAGCTGCTGCCGCACCAGCGCGACGACGCCGTCAACTCCCTCGCCTACGAGGCCGAGGCGCGCGTTCGCGACCCCGTCTACGGCTGCATCGGCGCCATCTCCTTCCTCCAGAGGCAGGTCGACCGCCTCCAGAAGGAGCTCGACGCCGCCAACGCCGACCTCATCAGGTTCGCCTGcaccccgccgccgccgccacccgaCCCCAATAGAAGAATTGGGGGCTacaacggcggcggcggtggaggtgcCAGATTTTATCAAACAGGTAGTTTGCCAATTTCATATGCTGTGCCATGGAATGATATTTATAATTCTCATGGAGGAGGGATGGATGGAAATAATTGA